The following are encoded in a window of Bradyrhizobium guangdongense genomic DNA:
- a CDS encoding acyl-CoA thioesterase, with protein sequence MHAKLPHPFDDATRITAGDSSWQGHTSDDYWAFVGPFGGATAATILRALIDHPERAGDPLALTVNYCAPIAKGAFDLDVRLVKGNRSSQHWSVELSQGGGEVATLATAVFAERRPSWEHRVAQYPGAKPFEATLPFPKIAASWANQYEFRFVEGEMRIGPPHAEPASTYSKIWISDREPRKLDMLSLMSMSDAFFGRIFHARRELVPFGTVSLTTYFHTDSEELASENITRVLATADSKIMHKSYADQNAELWSPNGRLLATSTQIAYYKA encoded by the coding sequence ATGCACGCCAAGCTCCCGCACCCCTTCGACGACGCCACGCGCATCACCGCGGGTGACAGCAGTTGGCAGGGGCACACCAGCGACGATTACTGGGCCTTTGTCGGCCCGTTCGGCGGCGCCACCGCCGCGACCATTTTGCGCGCGCTGATCGACCATCCGGAACGCGCCGGCGATCCGCTGGCGCTGACCGTCAATTACTGTGCGCCGATCGCCAAGGGCGCATTCGATCTCGACGTCCGGCTGGTGAAGGGCAACCGCTCCAGCCAGCACTGGAGCGTCGAACTGTCGCAGGGCGGCGGCGAAGTCGCGACGCTCGCCACCGCCGTATTCGCCGAGCGGCGGCCGTCCTGGGAACACAGGGTCGCGCAATATCCCGGCGCAAAGCCGTTCGAAGCGACGCTGCCGTTCCCGAAGATCGCGGCCTCCTGGGCCAACCAGTATGAATTCCGCTTCGTCGAGGGCGAGATGCGGATCGGCCCGCCGCATGCCGAACCCGCCAGCACCTATTCGAAGATCTGGATCAGCGATCGTGAGCCGCGCAAGCTGGACATGCTGTCGCTGATGTCGATGTCGGACGCTTTCTTCGGCCGCATCTTTCACGCACGGCGCGAACTGGTGCCGTTCGGCACGGTGTCACTGACGACGTATTTCCACACCGACAGTGAAGAGCTCGCCAGCGAAAACATCACGCGCGTACTGGCGACGGCGGACTCGAAGATCATGCACAAGAGCTACGCCGACCAGAACGCCGAGCTGTGGTCGCCGAACGGCAGGCTGCTCGCGACGAGCACGCAGATCGCGTATTACAAGGCGTAG
- a CDS encoding HugZ family protein: MQPTPDFNPAKLAKSLLRRSRQGALATLMPGSGDPYCSLVNLASHPDGSPILLISRLAVHTRNILSDNRVSLMLDERAAGDPLEGARIMLSGRAEQDDKEKELLQRRYLNAHPSAEAFVSFGDFSFFRIRPTGTHLVAGFGRIVDLKPEQFLTDLTGAGDLLAAEEGAVEHMNADHRDAMGLYATGLLGAAAGDWRCTGCDPEGLDMQDGQTALRLDFPERVTDGAALRKMLVRLAGEARATIDPTP; this comes from the coding sequence CCAAGTCGCTGCTGAGGCGGTCACGGCAGGGGGCACTCGCAACCCTCATGCCCGGCAGCGGTGACCCCTATTGTTCCCTGGTCAATCTGGCGAGCCACCCTGACGGCTCGCCGATCCTGCTGATCTCGCGGTTGGCCGTCCATACCAGGAACATCCTCAGCGATAACAGGGTTTCCCTGATGCTGGACGAGCGCGCCGCCGGCGATCCGCTGGAGGGCGCCCGGATCATGCTGTCGGGCCGGGCCGAGCAGGACGATAAAGAGAAGGAGCTGCTGCAGCGGCGGTATCTTAATGCCCATCCCTCGGCCGAAGCCTTTGTCTCATTTGGGGATTTCTCGTTTTTTCGGATCCGCCCCACGGGAACCCATCTGGTCGCCGGTTTCGGCCGAATCGTCGACCTCAAACCGGAGCAGTTCCTCACTGACCTCACCGGGGCCGGGGACCTGCTGGCGGCGGAGGAGGGCGCGGTCGAGCACATGAATGCCGATCATCGCGATGCCATGGGCCTTTACGCAACCGGACTGCTCGGCGCGGCCGCGGGCGACTGGCGCTGCACCGGCTGCGACCCGGAAGGTCTCGACATGCAGGATGGCCAGACCGCACTGCGGCTGGATTTTCCGGAGCGGGTGACTGATGGCGCGGCGTTGCGCAAGATGCTGGTCCGCCTGGCCGGCGAAGCGCGCGCCACGATCGACCCGACGCCCTGA
- a CDS encoding CHAT domain-containing tetratricopeptide repeat protein: MTHRLALAASLALAIAASPATPSLAQKGDLSGQSARINALRTAGKYAEALPLAQAMVASLEKTSNNRDLAAALNNLAQIQADQGHDDQAEPIYKRAIALMEKGIGLDSVEIAPVLNNLAALDQRQGRFSDAEPLFKRALAIREKALPREHPDVGQSLNNLATLYVKQEHFSEAEPLFQRALAIFQKVGGPEHPAVATLLNNLGQLDRDLGRDADAEAPIKRSLAIREKVLGPDHPDVARSLNNLAGLYEHQQRYADAEPLYRRALAIRERALGPDHPDVTTSTSNLAHFLHVSGRTADALPLAEKTLANDRAQLRVVLPVLFAARQQSLLPGDKALDEALAAIQRGTQSSAATAVNKLAVRLAAGSDRLAELVRKDQDIAAESEALDKAIITAVSKPPAQRDAISEQRSRSRIAAIASERTGLQKTLAVEFPDYASLSNPLPLAVKDVQSLLSADEAMVLYSVVDKRSYVIAITRDGADWKEIPLGADAMAQKVSSFRRGLDVGKAREGSGRSGLFDLALANELYVALLGPVEALVKDKRSLLAVPSGALTALPFHLLVTEPPQAAIPDTLEGYRSAAWLLRRQAVSVLPSVVSLKSLRAFARKDEGVKPMTGFGDPVFNPAQEGPADRRATSGKVAARNIATSAYTDFWRGAGVDRARLAQALPQLPDTADELNAVAKDVGAGDADIHLGRDASEATLKRAALAQYSIIYFATHGLVAGDIKGVGEPSLALSIPEQPSELDDGLLTASEVAQLKLNADWVVLSACNTIAGDKPGAEALSGLARAFFYAGARALLVSHWAVDSEAATRLTTSTFDLLKSEPEIGRAEALRRAMLTYVDDASSPRNAYPAMWGAFALVGEGAIR; this comes from the coding sequence ATGACACATCGTTTGGCATTGGCTGCAAGCCTGGCGCTCGCGATCGCCGCGTCGCCTGCCACGCCAAGTCTCGCCCAGAAGGGCGATCTCTCCGGGCAGAGCGCGCGGATCAATGCGCTTAGAACGGCCGGGAAATATGCCGAAGCGCTCCCATTGGCGCAGGCCATGGTGGCCTCGCTCGAGAAGACCAGCAACAACCGTGATCTTGCCGCGGCGCTCAACAACCTCGCCCAGATCCAAGCCGACCAGGGACACGACGATCAGGCCGAGCCGATTTACAAGCGCGCGATCGCACTGATGGAGAAGGGCATCGGCCTCGACAGCGTCGAGATCGCGCCGGTACTGAACAATCTCGCTGCGCTCGATCAGCGGCAGGGCCGCTTCAGCGATGCCGAGCCGCTGTTCAAGCGCGCGCTTGCGATTCGCGAAAAGGCGCTGCCGCGCGAGCATCCCGATGTCGGTCAGTCCCTGAATAATCTGGCCACACTCTATGTGAAGCAGGAGCACTTTTCGGAGGCCGAGCCGCTGTTTCAGCGCGCGCTAGCGATCTTTCAGAAGGTCGGCGGTCCCGAACATCCCGCGGTCGCGACACTCCTGAACAATCTCGGTCAGCTTGATCGCGATCTCGGCCGCGATGCTGATGCCGAAGCGCCGATCAAGCGCTCGCTCGCGATTCGCGAGAAGGTGTTAGGACCGGACCATCCCGACGTCGCGCGATCCCTCAACAATCTCGCCGGTCTCTACGAGCACCAGCAGCGCTATGCCGATGCCGAGCCGCTGTATCGCCGCGCGCTTGCCATCCGCGAGCGTGCGCTGGGTCCGGATCATCCCGATGTCACGACATCGACCAGTAATCTTGCTCATTTCCTCCACGTGTCCGGGCGAACCGCGGACGCGTTGCCGCTCGCGGAAAAGACGCTGGCGAATGATCGCGCGCAATTGCGTGTCGTGCTGCCGGTCCTGTTCGCCGCCCGCCAGCAATCCCTGTTGCCTGGGGACAAGGCTCTGGACGAGGCGCTCGCGGCGATCCAGCGCGGCACGCAATCCTCCGCCGCAACGGCCGTGAACAAGCTCGCAGTGCGGCTTGCGGCCGGCAGCGACCGGCTCGCCGAGTTGGTGCGCAAGGATCAGGACATTGCGGCTGAATCCGAGGCGCTCGACAAGGCGATCATCACGGCTGTGTCGAAACCGCCGGCGCAACGCGATGCCATCTCCGAGCAGCGCAGCCGCTCGCGGATCGCGGCGATTGCAAGCGAGCGCACCGGCTTGCAGAAGACGCTCGCGGTCGAGTTCCCCGACTACGCCTCGCTCTCCAACCCGCTGCCGCTGGCGGTGAAGGATGTGCAGTCGCTGCTGTCGGCTGACGAAGCCATGGTGCTCTATTCCGTCGTCGACAAGCGCAGCTATGTGATCGCCATCACGCGCGACGGCGCCGACTGGAAGGAGATCCCGCTTGGCGCGGACGCGATGGCGCAGAAGGTCAGTTCGTTTCGCCGAGGTCTCGATGTCGGCAAGGCGCGCGAGGGCTCCGGCAGATCAGGTCTGTTTGATCTCGCGCTCGCCAACGAGCTCTACGTAGCGCTGCTCGGCCCGGTCGAGGCGCTGGTCAAGGACAAGCGCAGCCTGCTCGCGGTGCCGTCGGGCGCGCTGACGGCGTTGCCGTTTCATCTGCTCGTCACGGAGCCCCCGCAAGCTGCAATCCCCGATACGCTCGAGGGCTATCGCAGCGCCGCCTGGCTGCTGCGGCGTCAAGCAGTCTCCGTGCTGCCGTCGGTGGTCAGCCTGAAATCGCTGCGCGCCTTTGCGCGGAAGGACGAGGGCGTCAAGCCGATGACCGGCTTTGGCGATCCCGTGTTCAACCCCGCTCAGGAGGGCCCGGCTGATCGTCGCGCTACGAGCGGCAAGGTCGCCGCGCGAAACATTGCGACATCGGCCTATACGGATTTCTGGCGCGGCGCGGGCGTCGATCGCGCACGGCTTGCGCAGGCGCTGCCGCAACTCCCGGATACCGCGGACGAGCTGAATGCCGTGGCGAAGGACGTCGGTGCTGGAGATGCCGACATCCATCTCGGCCGCGATGCCAGCGAAGCGACGCTCAAGCGTGCAGCCCTTGCTCAATACAGCATCATCTACTTTGCAACGCACGGCCTCGTCGCCGGCGATATCAAGGGGGTGGGCGAGCCGTCGCTCGCGCTCTCCATTCCCGAACAGCCTTCCGAACTGGATGATGGTTTGCTCACCGCGAGCGAAGTTGCGCAGCTCAAGCTCAATGCAGATTGGGTCGTGCTGTCGGCTTGCAACACGATCGCCGGCGACAAGCCCGGCGCCGAGGCCTTGTCGGGACTTGCCCGCGCCTTCTTCTATGCCGGCGCGCGTGCGCTCCTGGTCTCGCATTGGGCCGTGGATTCGGAAGCTGCTACGCGCTTGACCACGTCGACTTTCGATCTGCTCAAAAGCGAACCAGAAATCGGCAGAGCCGAAGCCCTGCGGCGCGCGATGTTAACGTATGTTGATGACGCATCGTCGCCCCGCAATGCCTACCCCGCGATGTGGGGAGCGTTCGCGCTCGTTGGCGAAGGTGCGATACGATGA
- a CDS encoding phosphoenolpyruvate carboxykinase, which produces MQETGVRNGAFGADKFGLKNLKRVHWNLGAPQLYQYSLAAGEAVLSADGALCADTGEFTGRSPKDKFTVRDATTDKKMWWAGNQSITAEQFETLYQDFLKHAEGKSLFAQDLYGGADPAYRIKTRVFTELAWHSLFIRTLLIRPEAIELSTFVPELTIIDMPSFRADPKRHGCRSENVVAIDFARKIVLIGGSYYAGEMKKSVFTTLNYYLPERGVMPMHCSANVGAKGDTAIFFGLSGTGKTTLSADPNRTLIGDDEHGWGPNGVFNFEGGCYAKCIKLSQEAEPQIYAASTRFGAVLENCVLDEDTRVVDFDDGSKTENTRSAYPLDFIPNASRTGRAPQPKNVVMLAADAFGVLPPIAKLSPAQAMYHFLSGYTAKVAGTERGLGNEPQPEFSTCFGSPFLPLDPSVYGNMLRDLIAQHNVDCWLVNTGWTGGKYGVGSRMPIKVTRALLTAALDGSLRNVEFRTDKYFGFAVPTALPGVPSEILNPVNTWKDKDEFDKTARALVGMFQKNFAKFEAQVDAEVRAAAPDVKLAAE; this is translated from the coding sequence GTGCAAGAGACGGGCGTGCGCAACGGTGCCTTCGGCGCCGACAAATTCGGCTTAAAGAATCTCAAACGGGTTCACTGGAATCTCGGCGCGCCGCAGCTCTACCAATATTCGCTCGCTGCGGGCGAGGCGGTGCTATCCGCTGATGGCGCACTCTGTGCCGACACCGGCGAATTCACGGGCCGCAGCCCGAAGGACAAGTTCACGGTGCGCGATGCCACCACCGACAAGAAGATGTGGTGGGCCGGCAACCAATCGATCACCGCAGAGCAGTTCGAGACGCTCTATCAGGACTTCCTCAAGCACGCCGAGGGCAAGAGCCTGTTCGCGCAGGATCTCTACGGCGGCGCCGATCCGGCCTACCGGATTAAGACGCGTGTCTTCACCGAGCTCGCCTGGCACTCGCTGTTCATTCGCACGCTGCTCATTCGTCCCGAGGCGATCGAGCTGTCGACCTTCGTGCCGGAGCTCACGATCATCGACATGCCGAGCTTCCGTGCCGATCCCAAACGTCACGGCTGCCGTTCGGAGAACGTCGTTGCGATCGATTTCGCCCGCAAGATCGTCCTGATCGGCGGGTCTTATTATGCCGGCGAGATGAAGAAGTCGGTCTTCACCACGTTGAACTACTATCTGCCCGAGCGCGGCGTGATGCCGATGCACTGCTCGGCCAATGTCGGCGCCAAGGGCGACACCGCGATCTTCTTCGGGCTCTCCGGCACCGGCAAGACCACGCTGTCGGCCGATCCGAACCGCACCCTGATCGGTGATGACGAGCACGGCTGGGGCCCGAACGGCGTGTTCAATTTCGAAGGCGGCTGCTACGCCAAGTGCATCAAGCTCTCGCAGGAAGCCGAGCCGCAGATCTATGCGGCGTCGACGCGGTTCGGTGCGGTGCTCGAGAACTGCGTGCTCGACGAAGACACCCGCGTGGTCGATTTCGACGACGGCTCAAAGACCGAGAACACCCGGTCGGCCTATCCGCTCGACTTTATTCCGAATGCTTCGCGCACCGGCCGGGCGCCGCAGCCGAAGAACGTGGTGATGCTCGCCGCCGATGCCTTCGGCGTGCTGCCGCCGATCGCCAAGCTGTCGCCGGCGCAGGCGATGTATCACTTCCTCTCCGGCTACACCGCGAAGGTCGCCGGCACCGAGCGCGGCCTCGGCAACGAGCCGCAGCCGGAGTTCTCGACCTGCTTCGGCTCGCCCTTCCTGCCGCTCGACCCATCCGTCTACGGCAACATGCTGCGCGACCTCATCGCCCAGCACAATGTCGATTGCTGGCTTGTCAATACCGGTTGGACCGGCGGCAAGTACGGCGTCGGCAGCCGCATGCCGATCAAGGTGACCCGCGCGCTGCTCACCGCCGCCCTCGACGGCTCGCTTCGCAACGTCGAATTCCGCACCGACAAGTATTTCGGCTTCGCAGTTCCGACCGCGCTGCCGGGCGTGCCGAGCGAAATCCTCAACCCGGTCAACACCTGGAAGGACAAGGACGAGTTCGACAAGACCGCCCGCGCGCTGGTCGGCATGTTCCAGAAGAACTTTGCCAAGTTCGAAGCCCAGGTCGATGCCGAAGTTCGCGCCGCCGCGCCCGACGTGAAGCTGGCGGCGGAGTGA